A part of Meleagris gallopavo isolate NT-WF06-2002-E0010 breed Aviagen turkey brand Nicholas breeding stock chromosome 28, Turkey_5.1, whole genome shotgun sequence genomic DNA contains:
- the CTTNBP2NL gene encoding CTTNBP2 N-terminal-like protein isoform X2 codes for MALQRDFEALKEANHGEKQPVCTNPLSILKVVMKHCKNMQERMLSQLAAAESRHRKVILDLEEERQRHAQDTAEGDDVTYMLEKERERLTQQLEFEKSQVKKFEKEQKKLSSQLEEERARHKQLSSMLVVECKKATAKAAEESQKTAELSLKLEKEKSKVSKLEEELASKRKRGLQMEAQVEKQLSEFDIEREQLKAKLNREENRTKALKEEVESLKKALKELEAACQEHGPTEPSQPSRSVMSRGIATDSPAIKSVSCQTEFPQADRANPAGASKAVHTAFPSPPTPTHSYAKSNGHCDTDTQAGGEQLQTNAAESQVQKEKPTGATPENAVENGNSPLRTESPVHLLSQLPSSGVSLSPSSTAASSLTPSPCSSPVLSKRLVGAPAGSPGYQSSYQVGINQRFHAARHKFQSQAEQEHQCSGLQSPPARDLSPTLADNSAAKQLARNTVTQVLSRFTSQQGPIKPVSPNSSPFGTDYRNLANAVSPKSESGHSPSPGKVSSPLSPLSPGIKSPTIPRVERGNPPPIPPKKPGLAQSPASPAPLTKASSQSSSLGAPMDVASSCSNNAVVSNGKDIEILLPTSS; via the exons ATGGCTTTGCAGAGAGATTTTGAGGCCCTGAAGGAGGCAAATCATGGTGAAAAGCAGCCAGTATGCACCAATCCCTTATCCATCCTGAAGGTGGTGATGAAACATTGCAAGAATATGCAGGAAAGGATGTTATCCCAACtagctgctgcagaaagcaggcaCAGAAAG GTGATCCTGGACctggaggaggagaggcagAGGCATGCCCAGGACACGGCAGAGGGAGATGATGTCACCTACATGCTggagaaggagagggagaggcTCACCCAGCAG CTGGAGTTTGAAAAATCCCAGGTGAAAAAGtttgagaaagaacagaagaagcTCTCGAGTCAGTTGGAGGAGGAGAGGGCACGCCACAAGCAGCTGTCCTCCATGCTTGTTGTAGAGTGCAAGAAAGCCACTgccaaagcagcagaagagagtcAGAAGACGGCAGAACTGAGCTTGAaattggaaaaagagaagagtaaGGTGAGTaagctggaggaggagctggCATCCAAGAGGAAGCGGGGCTTACAGATGGAAGCACAAGTAGAAAAGCAACTCTCGGAGTTCGACATTGAAAGAGAACAGCTGAAAGCCAAGCTGAACAGAGAAGAGAACCGTacaaaagcactgaaagaagAAGTGGAGTCTTTGAAGAAAGCCCTGAAAGAGCTGGAGGCTGCTTGCCAGGAGCACGGCCCTACTGAGCCTTCGCAGCCAAGTCGCTCTGTGATGTCCAGAGGCATTGCTACTGACAGCCCTGCCATCAAGTCTGTGTCGTGCCAGACAGAGTTTCCACAAGCAGACCGAGCGAATCCTGCTGGTGCAAGCAAAGCTGTGCACACTGCATTTCCCAGCCCTCCTACACCTACTCATTCCTATGCAAAATCCAATGGTCACTGTGATACAGACACGCAAGCAGGTGGTGAGCAGCTGCAGACAAATGCTGCGGAGAGCCAAGTGCAGAAGGAGAAACCCACTGGTGCAACACCAGAGAACGCAGTTGAGAATGGAAATTCTCCCCTAAGAACGGAGTCACCGGTGCACCTGCTGTCCCAGCTCCCTTCCAGCGGGGTGTCCCTGTCTCCCAGCAGCACGGCTGCCTCCTCCCTCACACCATCTCCGTGCTCCTCACCCGTTCTGAGCAAACGCTTGGTGGGagctcctgcaggcagccctggcTACCAGTCCTCCTACCAGGTGGGGATCAATCAGCGCTTCCATGCAGCTCGGCACAAGTTTCAGTCTCAGGCTGAACAGGAGCATCAGTGCAGCGGCCTGCAGAGCCCACCAGCGAGGGATCTGTCTCCTACTCTGGCAGATAACTCTGCTGCCAAGCAGTTAGCACGCAACACGGTCACTCAGGTCCTGTCCAGATTTACCAGCCAGCAGGGACCGATTAAGCCCGTCTCCCCCAACAGCTCACCTTTTGGCACGGACTATCGAAATCTGGCGAATGCTGTGAGCCCTAAAAGTGAATCTGGTCATTCTCCGAGCCCTGGCAAGGTTTCCAGCCCGCTCAGCCCGTTGTCTCCTGGGATTAAGTCACCAACCATCCCTCGAGTGGAAAGAGGGAACCCTCCACCCATTCCTCCAAAGAAACCTGGCCTGGCTCAGTCTCCTGCTTCTCCAGCTCCGCTCACCAAAGCCTCTTCTCAGTCATCCTCCCTGGGTGCCCCCATGGACGTGGCAAGCAGTTGCTCCAACAATGCCGTGGTGTCCAATGGCAAAGACATTGAGATCCTCCTGCCAACCAGCAGCTAG
- the CTTNBP2NL gene encoding CTTNBP2 N-terminal-like protein isoform X1: MGVLPSVFQVFRMNLEKLSKPELLTLFSILEGELEARDLVIEALKAQHRDTFVEERYGKYNISDPLMALQRDFEALKEANHGEKQPVCTNPLSILKVVMKHCKNMQERMLSQLAAAESRHRKVILDLEEERQRHAQDTAEGDDVTYMLEKERERLTQQLEFEKSQVKKFEKEQKKLSSQLEEERARHKQLSSMLVVECKKATAKAAEESQKTAELSLKLEKEKSKVSKLEEELASKRKRGLQMEAQVEKQLSEFDIEREQLKAKLNREENRTKALKEEVESLKKALKELEAACQEHGPTEPSQPSRSVMSRGIATDSPAIKSVSCQTEFPQADRANPAGASKAVHTAFPSPPTPTHSYAKSNGHCDTDTQAGGEQLQTNAAESQVQKEKPTGATPENAVENGNSPLRTESPVHLLSQLPSSGVSLSPSSTAASSLTPSPCSSPVLSKRLVGAPAGSPGYQSSYQVGINQRFHAARHKFQSQAEQEHQCSGLQSPPARDLSPTLADNSAAKQLARNTVTQVLSRFTSQQGPIKPVSPNSSPFGTDYRNLANAVSPKSESGHSPSPGKVSSPLSPLSPGIKSPTIPRVERGNPPPIPPKKPGLAQSPASPAPLTKASSQSSSLGAPMDVASSCSNNAVVSNGKDIEILLPTSS, encoded by the exons ATGGGTgttctgccttctgtttttcaggttttcaggATGAATCTGGAAAAACTCAGCAAACCAGAACTACTGACGCTGTTTAGCATTCTGGAGGGAGAGTTAGAAGCGAGGGATCTTGTCATAGAAGCCTTAAAG GCTCAGCACAGAGACACCTTCGTTGAAGAACGctatggaaaatacaacatCAGTGATCCATTAATGGCTTTGCAGAGAGATTTTGAGGCCCTGAAGGAGGCAAATCATGGTGAAAAGCAGCCAGTATGCACCAATCCCTTATCCATCCTGAAGGTGGTGATGAAACATTGCAAGAATATGCAGGAAAGGATGTTATCCCAACtagctgctgcagaaagcaggcaCAGAAAG GTGATCCTGGACctggaggaggagaggcagAGGCATGCCCAGGACACGGCAGAGGGAGATGATGTCACCTACATGCTggagaaggagagggagaggcTCACCCAGCAG CTGGAGTTTGAAAAATCCCAGGTGAAAAAGtttgagaaagaacagaagaagcTCTCGAGTCAGTTGGAGGAGGAGAGGGCACGCCACAAGCAGCTGTCCTCCATGCTTGTTGTAGAGTGCAAGAAAGCCACTgccaaagcagcagaagagagtcAGAAGACGGCAGAACTGAGCTTGAaattggaaaaagagaagagtaaGGTGAGTaagctggaggaggagctggCATCCAAGAGGAAGCGGGGCTTACAGATGGAAGCACAAGTAGAAAAGCAACTCTCGGAGTTCGACATTGAAAGAGAACAGCTGAAAGCCAAGCTGAACAGAGAAGAGAACCGTacaaaagcactgaaagaagAAGTGGAGTCTTTGAAGAAAGCCCTGAAAGAGCTGGAGGCTGCTTGCCAGGAGCACGGCCCTACTGAGCCTTCGCAGCCAAGTCGCTCTGTGATGTCCAGAGGCATTGCTACTGACAGCCCTGCCATCAAGTCTGTGTCGTGCCAGACAGAGTTTCCACAAGCAGACCGAGCGAATCCTGCTGGTGCAAGCAAAGCTGTGCACACTGCATTTCCCAGCCCTCCTACACCTACTCATTCCTATGCAAAATCCAATGGTCACTGTGATACAGACACGCAAGCAGGTGGTGAGCAGCTGCAGACAAATGCTGCGGAGAGCCAAGTGCAGAAGGAGAAACCCACTGGTGCAACACCAGAGAACGCAGTTGAGAATGGAAATTCTCCCCTAAGAACGGAGTCACCGGTGCACCTGCTGTCCCAGCTCCCTTCCAGCGGGGTGTCCCTGTCTCCCAGCAGCACGGCTGCCTCCTCCCTCACACCATCTCCGTGCTCCTCACCCGTTCTGAGCAAACGCTTGGTGGGagctcctgcaggcagccctggcTACCAGTCCTCCTACCAGGTGGGGATCAATCAGCGCTTCCATGCAGCTCGGCACAAGTTTCAGTCTCAGGCTGAACAGGAGCATCAGTGCAGCGGCCTGCAGAGCCCACCAGCGAGGGATCTGTCTCCTACTCTGGCAGATAACTCTGCTGCCAAGCAGTTAGCACGCAACACGGTCACTCAGGTCCTGTCCAGATTTACCAGCCAGCAGGGACCGATTAAGCCCGTCTCCCCCAACAGCTCACCTTTTGGCACGGACTATCGAAATCTGGCGAATGCTGTGAGCCCTAAAAGTGAATCTGGTCATTCTCCGAGCCCTGGCAAGGTTTCCAGCCCGCTCAGCCCGTTGTCTCCTGGGATTAAGTCACCAACCATCCCTCGAGTGGAAAGAGGGAACCCTCCACCCATTCCTCCAAAGAAACCTGGCCTGGCTCAGTCTCCTGCTTCTCCAGCTCCGCTCACCAAAGCCTCTTCTCAGTCATCCTCCCTGGGTGCCCCCATGGACGTGGCAAGCAGTTGCTCCAACAATGCCGTGGTGTCCAATGGCAAAGACATTGAGATCCTCCTGCCAACCAGCAGCTAG